In Finegoldia magna ATCC 53516, a genomic segment contains:
- a CDS encoding penicillin-binding transpeptidase domain-containing protein: MKKFDNKFLKKLEKYDRFTIIIVILAIMMAVLTLKLMHLTLIKGNYYRDIAKNNRLREVKITAPRGNIYDRNGELLATTKNVYVANLYKDQIKQMKLDDSNDALLNLSRILEKDGSMNTEDFPIALNAFTYRNTDDYLKEDKSPLDKVASIVMDKNIMANLIDKTYTQETNQGIYKKTVLDYCLNALRSKGLTLKLDRKDNTKFDTNDKETVKLLKKHGLKETSDVNSAIATIIQKDKSIIRKLLNDSVIRSMVYKELEKDNLQDNVVLKDMELKDNQKLLEKKVEMMKLSNKIDFKTEASDDFVNIVKENTMVELLKKVDVEDDKKTVVLEKALNLLKKNGIQTNVEFSLDEKDKQNPKVKAKFVTESKKSTDPYKHVADLLNSNNLSYKFITDDDIKLIAQSVNTENNINPSISVNDWKYIYEKNMEDFYKSYDKEINSDVKLLYEEILKKNKCEKYSKYDAYNIVSIYNQLKNKGQKGYEPIALSYNLTEESVSSIEERFGKNQGIEVATRSVRYYPNGEELSHVLGYIGKISTEKEIEEYVRQKGYSKDALIGKTGIEESKEDALKGQDGSLRVMVDSKGNRTETLSEKKAIPGDNVYLSIDTNVQRVAEESLKKSIKAVSSGGTYVSEWGDKTLAGYKNAKSGAAVAVDVETGEILAMASFPSYNPNLFSTGISQTDWESLQAEDPKDPISPRPLYNIPMQAAMQPGSIFKLNTSLAALEGGFDPYHEIKCGGYVDVGGSIFGCWIWNEHKGTHGNENVMKALRDSCNYYFYSLALGKDQRRSIDLGYQLSIDELVSTARKLGLGSKTGIDINIPAENSGTVPDPQIKENNFKAIFRRFLEKNAEKYVKEGEVFTAKEMKSKIDKIMLLADDKNLQTRNNIISTLNSLGFDAEKKLDGERNSFADKIKFDYLNQSKWNIGDMLNVVIGQGQNAYTPLQMARYMSAFANNGYLNKLSLVNEVKSNDNSTSLFKNEKKSERIKLKNYENLEYIRKGLHLATTEGYEKNTFKNFPVSAGVKTGTAQVGVNPVTGETYDNHAWMIGFAPVENPKVAVVTVIMQGGTSTNNGPMTRDIMAEALKLKKEKDEKQENTESENDMYENSTR; this comes from the coding sequence ATGAAGAAATTTGACAATAAATTTTTAAAAAAACTTGAAAAATACGATAGATTTACGATAATTATTGTGATATTGGCGATAATGATGGCCGTACTTACTTTGAAATTGATGCATTTGACATTAATTAAAGGAAACTACTACAGGGATATTGCGAAGAATAATAGACTTCGTGAAGTCAAAATCACTGCTCCTAGGGGAAATATTTACGACAGAAATGGGGAACTGTTAGCGACAACAAAAAATGTTTATGTTGCTAATTTGTACAAAGATCAAATCAAACAAATGAAGCTTGACGATAGTAATGATGCATTGTTGAATTTATCGAGAATTTTGGAAAAAGATGGTTCGATGAACACCGAAGATTTTCCAATCGCACTGAACGCTTTTACTTATAGAAATACAGACGATTATTTGAAAGAAGACAAATCTCCGTTGGACAAAGTCGCATCAATTGTCATGGATAAAAACATAATGGCAAACTTAATCGACAAGACTTACACACAAGAAACAAATCAAGGAATTTACAAGAAAACTGTCCTAGATTATTGCTTGAATGCACTTCGTTCAAAAGGTTTGACTTTGAAATTGGATCGTAAAGACAATACAAAGTTTGATACCAACGACAAAGAAACTGTAAAGTTACTTAAAAAGCACGGATTAAAGGAAACTTCAGATGTGAATTCTGCGATAGCTACGATAATCCAAAAAGACAAATCAATTATCAGAAAACTTTTGAACGACAGCGTCATTAGGTCGATGGTTTATAAGGAATTGGAAAAAGACAACCTTCAAGACAATGTCGTTCTTAAAGATATGGAACTGAAAGACAACCAAAAACTTTTGGAGAAAAAAGTTGAAATGATGAAGTTGTCTAATAAAATTGATTTCAAAACAGAAGCTTCTGACGATTTTGTAAATATTGTAAAAGAAAACACTATGGTTGAGCTTTTGAAAAAAGTTGATGTAGAAGATGACAAGAAAACTGTTGTGTTGGAAAAAGCTTTGAACTTACTCAAGAAAAATGGGATACAAACAAATGTTGAGTTTAGTTTGGATGAAAAAGACAAGCAAAATCCAAAAGTTAAGGCTAAGTTTGTCACAGAAAGTAAAAAGTCTACAGATCCATACAAACACGTTGCAGATTTATTGAATTCGAATAATTTATCATATAAGTTTATCACAGACGATGATATAAAACTTATTGCTCAATCGGTAAACACTGAAAACAACATTAATCCTTCGATTAGTGTTAATGATTGGAAGTACATTTACGAAAAAAATATGGAAGATTTCTACAAGAGTTACGACAAGGAAATAAATTCAGATGTGAAGCTTTTGTATGAAGAAATTTTGAAGAAAAATAAATGCGAAAAATATTCAAAATACGACGCATACAACATCGTAAGTATTTACAATCAATTGAAAAACAAAGGACAAAAAGGTTATGAGCCAATCGCTCTAAGCTATAATTTAACTGAAGAATCTGTGAGTAGCATCGAAGAAAGATTCGGCAAAAACCAAGGGATAGAAGTAGCAACAAGATCTGTACGATATTATCCTAATGGCGAAGAATTAAGCCACGTATTGGGATATATCGGAAAGATTTCTACTGAAAAAGAAATTGAAGAGTACGTAAGACAAAAAGGCTACAGCAAGGATGCTTTGATTGGTAAAACTGGAATTGAAGAAAGCAAGGAAGATGCATTAAAAGGACAAGACGGATCTTTGAGGGTTATGGTCGACAGCAAAGGAAATAGAACTGAAACTTTGTCTGAGAAAAAAGCAATTCCTGGCGACAATGTGTATTTGAGTATTGACACTAATGTTCAAAGAGTTGCCGAAGAATCTTTGAAAAAATCTATAAAAGCCGTAAGTTCTGGCGGTACTTATGTATCCGAATGGGGCGACAAAACTTTAGCTGGATATAAGAATGCAAAAAGTGGTGCAGCAGTTGCAGTAGATGTTGAAACTGGAGAAATACTTGCGATGGCTTCATTCCCATCGTACAATCCAAATTTGTTTTCAACGGGGATTTCGCAAACTGATTGGGAAAGTTTACAAGCAGAAGATCCAAAAGATCCGATATCTCCGAGACCTTTGTACAACATTCCAATGCAAGCAGCGATGCAACCGGGTTCTATTTTTAAACTTAACACTTCACTTGCAGCATTAGAAGGTGGATTTGATCCTTATCACGAAATAAAATGCGGAGGGTACGTCGATGTCGGTGGTTCAATATTCGGTTGTTGGATATGGAATGAACACAAAGGAACTCACGGCAATGAAAATGTCATGAAAGCACTAAGAGACAGTTGTAACTATTATTTCTATTCTCTAGCACTTGGAAAAGATCAAAGACGTTCCATAGATTTGGGATACCAATTGAGCATTGATGAATTAGTATCTACTGCAAGAAAACTTGGACTAGGTAGTAAAACTGGAATAGATATAAATATTCCAGCAGAAAATTCAGGAACAGTTCCAGATCCACAAATAAAAGAAAATAACTTCAAAGCAATATTCAGAAGATTTTTGGAAAAGAATGCAGAAAAATACGTCAAAGAAGGAGAAGTATTTACTGCAAAAGAAATGAAATCAAAAATCGACAAAATAATGTTACTTGCAGATGACAAAAATCTTCAAACTAGAAATAATATTATAAGCACATTGAATAGTTTGGGATTTGACGCAGAAAAGAAATTGGACGGAGAGAGAAATTCGTTCGCCGATAAAATCAAATTCGATTATTTGAACCAATCAAAATGGAATATCGGTGATATGTTAAATGTAGTTATCGGTCAAGGACAAAACGCATACACGCCACTTCAAATGGCAAGATATATGTCTGCATTTGCAAATAACGGATACTTGAACAAATTATCGCTTGTAAATGAAGTAAAATCCAATGATAATTCCACATCGCTATTTAAAAACGAAAAGAAAAGCGAAAGAATTAAATTAAAAAATTATGAAAACTTGGAATATATCAGAAAAGGACTTCATTTGGCTACGACTGAAGGCTACGAAAAAAACACATTCAAAAATTTCCCAGTTTCTGCGGGAGTGAAGACGGGAACAGCACAAGTAGGTGTTAATCCAGTCACTGGAGAAACTTATGACAACCACGCATGGATGATTGGATTTGCTCCAGTCGAAAATCCAAAAGTTGCGGTAGTAACAGTCATCATGCAAGGTGGAACGAGCACGAACAACGGGCCAATGACAAGAGATATCATGGCAGAAGCGTTGAAATTGAAAAAAGAAAAAGACGAAAAACAAGAAAATACTGAGAGTGAGAATGATATGTATGAAAACAGTACTCGTTAA
- the mreD gene encoding rod shape-determining protein MreD: protein MNKLKIFLIVLLDIIIQATLLSRISVFNVYTNISIPIVVLLSIGFGAYTGSLNGMIIGLIEDAIFSPVIGVRALIYFTSGFLIGNSEAGINKEDPRSGMILTFFVTLYYTLVHYFVLYITGNGFNKSYLKGPILIEMILNVLLYYVLFKLFKKIFKFPKFKFI, encoded by the coding sequence ATGAACAAATTAAAAATATTTTTGATAGTTTTGTTGGACATCATAATCCAAGCGACACTTCTTTCCAGAATTTCAGTGTTCAACGTGTACACGAATATTTCCATACCGATAGTAGTGTTATTGTCTATTGGATTTGGTGCGTATACAGGCTCGTTAAACGGTATGATAATTGGGTTAATTGAGGATGCAATATTCAGTCCAGTTATTGGAGTAAGAGCGTTGATTTATTTTACATCAGGATTTTTGATTGGAAATAGCGAAGCAGGAATTAACAAAGAAGATCCAAGAAGTGGTATGATACTTACGTTTTTTGTGACTTTGTATTACACTCTCGTTCATTATTTTGTACTCTATATTACAGGAAATGGATTCAATAAATCTTATTTAAAAGGACCGATTTTAATCGAAATGATTTTAAATGTTCTATTGTATTATGTTTTGTTCAAATTGTTCAAAAAGATATTTAAATTTCCAAAATTTAAGTTTATTTGA
- the mreC gene encoding rod shape-determining protein MreC has translation MAKFGYNNKLRKRVFFFAVTLFLILTITISNNNKTYMSIGENAIGTVITPVNKVFYVIGSKFKESVHYVFGTKKMREDNQKLIVENAKLRKNVDNLNKVISDKRYLQEEYELLSKDRTIKTKAFITGKDPGNIFTRFSIDKGSIDKIKKGDIVIEAVSSNDGIEKGLVGVVTEVGLNHSKVDTIMNSGNNVGFRLAKSEDVGILNEKEKDILKGYMYDSNADVKVGDVLTTSGLGGVYPRDIKIGEVTEVIKTKDNFTKIVKCKSQINFNNMYRVLIVDGQGVN, from the coding sequence TTGGCTAAGTTTGGATATAATAATAAGCTTAGAAAAAGAGTGTTCTTCTTTGCGGTGACTTTGTTTCTCATATTGACGATTACAATATCGAACAATAATAAAACCTACATGTCTATTGGAGAAAACGCGATAGGAACAGTGATTACTCCTGTAAACAAAGTGTTTTATGTGATTGGCTCCAAATTCAAAGAGTCGGTTCATTATGTTTTTGGAACAAAAAAAATGCGTGAAGATAATCAAAAATTAATTGTTGAAAATGCAAAACTACGAAAAAACGTAGATAATTTGAACAAAGTTATAAGTGACAAGAGATATTTGCAAGAAGAATACGAACTTTTGAGTAAAGATAGAACAATAAAAACAAAAGCTTTCATAACTGGAAAAGATCCGGGAAATATTTTTACGAGATTTAGTATAGATAAAGGTTCCATAGACAAAATAAAAAAAGGTGACATCGTGATTGAGGCTGTGTCTTCAAATGATGGAATCGAAAAAGGTTTGGTTGGAGTTGTGACAGAAGTTGGACTTAACCACAGCAAAGTGGACACTATTATGAACAGCGGAAACAATGTTGGATTTAGGCTTGCAAAAAGCGAAGACGTTGGGATTTTGAACGAAAAAGAAAAAGATATTCTCAAAGGATACATGTACGATTCTAATGCCGATGTAAAAGTTGGAGATGTTTTGACAACATCTGGACTTGGAGGAGTGTATCCAAGAGACATCAAAATCGGAGAAGTGACAGAAGTTATTAAAACAAAGGATAATTTCACTAAAATTGTCAAATGTAAATCCCAAATCAACTTCAACAATATGTACCGCGTTCTTATAGTTGATGGACAAGGAGTGAATTAG
- a CDS encoding rod shape-determining protein, producing MKLFKFQQDGLGIDLGTSNSIISDEYGKIIINEPSVVAIDINNYDIVAVGTEAKSMIGKTPDNIVAISPIENGVIADFESTVSMLSYFIKKARPNFSVFQPEVCVSVSASLTDVERRSVEDLALNAGARSVKLVEENIASLKGLGVDVDEPTGHIILNIGAGTIEASVISLGGIVTSYCIKSGGEDIDQEIIQILKKKFGVNIGISTAEAIKFKIATLNSDRENNTMIVGGTDVISTMPKSVEIRAKDITPAIVPIADMCIEALRKVLEKTPPDIANDIIAEGIYIVGGVSLIDYIHEYITNVLGIKVLKVESAMDCTGIGIGKFLKKGDK from the coding sequence ATGAAATTATTTAAATTTCAACAAGATGGTTTGGGAATTGATTTGGGAACTTCCAATTCCATTATTTCTGATGAATATGGGAAAATAATAATCAACGAACCTAGCGTTGTAGCTATAGATATAAATAATTACGATATTGTCGCAGTGGGAACTGAGGCGAAAAGTATGATTGGAAAAACTCCAGACAATATCGTAGCGATAAGTCCGATTGAAAATGGCGTTATAGCTGATTTTGAATCGACTGTTAGTATGCTTTCATATTTTATTAAAAAAGCAAGACCTAATTTTTCGGTTTTCCAACCAGAAGTTTGTGTATCGGTGTCTGCATCTTTGACAGATGTTGAGAGAAGAAGTGTGGAAGATTTGGCGTTAAATGCTGGAGCTCGAAGTGTAAAATTGGTTGAAGAAAACATCGCATCTCTTAAAGGATTGGGTGTCGATGTGGATGAGCCAACGGGACACATAATTTTAAATATAGGTGCAGGTACAATCGAGGCTTCTGTAATTAGCCTAGGTGGAATTGTGACAAGTTACTGTATCAAAAGCGGTGGAGAAGATATTGACCAAGAAATAATACAAATTTTGAAGAAAAAATTTGGAGTTAATATAGGTATTTCGACAGCAGAAGCCATTAAGTTTAAGATTGCTACATTGAATTCTGACAGGGAAAACAACACGATGATTGTCGGAGGAACTGATGTGATATCGACTATGCCAAAATCTGTTGAGATTAGGGCTAAGGATATTACACCTGCGATTGTTCCGATAGCAGATATGTGTATCGAAGCTTTGAGAAAAGTTTTGGAGAAAACTCCGCCAGATATTGCAAACGACATTATCGCTGAAGGAATTTACATTGTAGGTGGAGTTAGCCTTATCGACTACATTCACGAATATATTACAAATGTTTTGGGAATCAAAGTATTGAAGGTGGAATCTGCTATGGATTGCACGGGAATAGGAATTGGCAAATTCTTAAAGAAGGGAGACAAATAA
- the radC gene encoding RadC family protein: MRVKEMNESLRPREKMKINGISSMSDEELMQIILKTGIKEEGVEILSKRVIDYINENDYKDICVEDLMKIKGIGMAKATSILAGIEIGRRLALRKAMDSFSLNDPDSVAEIFCNEIGSCDVENFYALLLDTKNRIISKELISKGTINQSIVHPREVFKSAIKKGANSIILVHNHPSGSLIPSNADIEVTKRLDKVGDLVGIQVLDHIIVSSSDSLSMRKGMYF, from the coding sequence ATGAGAGTTAAGGAAATGAATGAGTCCCTAAGACCTAGAGAAAAAATGAAAATCAATGGTATTTCTTCAATGAGTGATGAAGAATTGATGCAAATCATATTGAAGACTGGAATCAAAGAAGAGGGAGTAGAAATTCTCTCGAAAAGAGTCATTGATTATATTAATGAAAATGATTATAAGGATATTTGCGTTGAGGATTTAATGAAGATAAAGGGAATTGGGATGGCAAAGGCTACATCAATCTTAGCTGGAATTGAAATAGGAAGAAGACTTGCCTTGAGAAAAGCGATGGATAGTTTCAGTCTGAACGATCCAGATAGCGTTGCAGAGATTTTTTGTAACGAGATTGGAAGTTGTGATGTGGAAAACTTCTATGCACTACTTCTAGATACTAAAAATAGAATTATTTCCAAAGAACTTATTAGCAAAGGCACTATCAATCAATCTATCGTTCATCCTAGAGAAGTTTTCAAATCTGCTATTAAAAAGGGAGCGAATTCGATTATTTTAGTACATAATCATCCTTCTGGTTCTCTTATTCCATCAAATGCGGATATTGAAGTCACAAAAAGGTTGGATAAAGTGGGAGATTTGGTAGGAATACAAGTGTTAGATCATATTATCGTTAGCTCAAGCGATAGTCTGAGTATGAGGAAAGGAATGTATTTTTAA
- a CDS encoding Gx transporter family protein, with amino-acid sequence MKRLHIPILTAVALVVSLIESMIPLPIVMPGAKLGLSNIVILTCLIVFGFRDSLVIGILKSFLLMLITGAVISFFYSLAGAVSSLVVMYLVNKYLRKYFSLIGVSLFGAFTHNLSQVLVCAIMLNNLRILVYLPILVFLSIFTGVFVGLTSNYLTNALSKQKNYLFNNRR; translated from the coding sequence ATGAAAAGATTACATATTCCTATTTTAACGGCAGTTGCATTGGTAGTAAGCTTGATTGAGTCAATGATTCCACTTCCAATCGTAATGCCTGGAGCAAAACTTGGGCTCAGCAACATTGTAATATTGACATGCTTAATTGTTTTTGGTTTTAGGGATTCTCTTGTAATAGGAATCTTAAAATCATTTTTACTAATGCTAATCACAGGGGCTGTTATAAGCTTTTTCTATTCATTGGCAGGGGCTGTAAGCTCACTTGTTGTGATGTATTTGGTCAACAAATATTTGAGAAAATATTTTTCGTTGATTGGTGTTAGCTTGTTTGGAGCTTTTACCCACAACTTATCGCAAGTTTTGGTGTGTGCAATTATGCTGAACAATCTTAGAATTTTGGTTTATTTGCCAATTTTGGTGTTTTTGAGTATATTTACGGGTGTTTTTGTGGGACTTACTTCAAATTACCTAACAAATGCACTTTCTAAGCAAAAAAATTATTTGTTTAATAACAGGAGATAA
- a CDS encoding NusG domain II-containing protein, translating to MTKYDKILIGFLLCFSAFLFVILNINNVNSQDRYVSIQVNGKEIKQITLPIDHYDYKIDNKYGHNVVHINGYSVAITESDCPDKLCMLKGKIDKPGDVIVCLPNKLVVEIKANKQNKDDIDVVNY from the coding sequence ATGACTAAATACGATAAAATTTTGATTGGATTTTTGTTGTGTTTTTCGGCTTTTTTGTTTGTGATTTTGAATATTAATAATGTAAATTCACAAGACAGATACGTTTCAATTCAGGTCAATGGAAAAGAAATCAAACAAATTACACTTCCAATCGATCATTATGATTATAAAATTGATAATAAATACGGTCACAACGTTGTCCATATTAATGGATACAGTGTTGCTATTACTGAATCCGATTGTCCGGACAAGTTGTGTATGCTAAAAGGAAAGATAGATAAACCAGGGGATGTTATTGTTTGTTTGCCGAACAAATTAGTTGTAGAAATTAAGGCTAACAAGCAAAACAAAGATGATATTGATGTGGTGAATTATTGA
- the pcp gene encoding pyroglutamyl-peptidase I — protein sequence MKILVSGFDPFGGEKINPAIESVKLLPDSIKGHEIIKIEIPTVIGKSVDKLKEKIAEVKPDVVISVGQAGGREDITVERVAINVDDCRIKDNEGNQPIDEKIAEDGPDAYLLTLPIKAMVENIKSANIPASVSNTAGTFICNHVAYGMAHLRATEYPNMRTGFIHIPFLPEQVLDKAHTASMNLDTIAKALEKAIEAVIDNDEDIKVTGGKTH from the coding sequence ATGAAAATTTTAGTTTCTGGATTTGATCCATTTGGAGGAGAAAAAATCAACCCTGCAATTGAATCTGTTAAGCTTTTACCTGATTCAATTAAAGGACATGAAATAATCAAAATAGAAATTCCTACAGTTATTGGAAAAAGTGTAGATAAATTAAAAGAAAAAATTGCAGAAGTTAAACCAGATGTTGTAATATCAGTTGGACAAGCTGGTGGACGTGAAGACATCACTGTTGAAAGAGTTGCAATCAACGTTGATGATTGTAGAATCAAGGATAACGAAGGAAACCAACCAATCGACGAAAAGATCGCCGAAGATGGTCCTGATGCATATTTGTTGACTCTACCGATCAAAGCAATGGTTGAAAATATTAAATCAGCAAACATTCCAGCATCTGTATCAAACACTGCAGGAACATTCATCTGTAACCACGTTGCATATGGAATGGCACATTTAAGAGCTACTGAATATCCAAACATGAGAACTGGATTTATTCACATTCCATTCTTACCAGAACAAGTTTTAGATAAAGCACACACTGCTTCAATGAATTTGGATACAATTGCCAAAGCATTGGAAAAAGCAATTGAAGCTGTAATAGACAATGATGAAGACATCAAAGTTACAGGTGGAAAAACTCATTAA
- a CDS encoding 5-oxoproline transporter, DUF979 family subunit, with amino-acid sequence MFDFFVDNQVVLDEIAYILCGIICIMTGIRARFNKEAKIGTMLFWILLGVLFAGGGFLVRNVESGGIIVGVILLILGVLSIANQIKPAEFKELTEEERIKNAEKVGGKIFIPALVMGISAMLLSQLKSFKIPLKNTDGIFSLSAAQVLTISSLLALIIAIIIAKPKAKETAEDTTKMLMQVGSSSLLPQLLGGLGVIFASAGVGKLIGSLAVGIVGDAGVFAAAVAYIVGMVVFTMIMGNAFAAFTVITLGIGVPLLMAKGANPAVVASLGMTAGYCGTLITPMAANFNIVPAAILEMKDKNGVIKAQLPVALALVVVHVVLLMILAF; translated from the coding sequence ATGTTTGATTTTTTTGTAGATAATCAGGTTGTTCTTGATGAGATAGCCTACATCTTATGTGGAATTATCTGCATAATGACTGGTATCCGTGCAAGATTCAACAAAGAAGCAAAGATAGGTACAATGCTTTTCTGGATATTATTGGGAGTATTATTTGCTGGTGGAGGATTCTTGGTTAGAAATGTAGAATCCGGTGGAATAATTGTAGGTGTTATACTTTTAATTTTGGGAGTATTATCAATTGCAAATCAAATCAAACCAGCAGAATTTAAGGAACTAACTGAAGAAGAAAGAATTAAAAATGCTGAAAAAGTTGGAGGGAAAATATTTATTCCAGCTTTAGTAATGGGAATTAGTGCGATGTTATTATCGCAATTGAAATCTTTTAAGATTCCATTGAAAAACACTGATGGAATATTCTCATTGTCAGCTGCACAAGTTCTTACTATTTCATCATTATTGGCTTTAATTATTGCGATAATAATCGCAAAACCAAAAGCAAAAGAAACTGCTGAGGACACTACAAAAATGTTGATGCAAGTTGGATCTTCATCATTACTACCACAATTATTAGGTGGTTTGGGAGTTATATTTGCATCTGCAGGTGTTGGTAAGCTAATAGGTAGCTTAGCTGTTGGAATTGTAGGAGATGCAGGGGTTTTTGCAGCTGCTGTTGCATATATTGTTGGAATGGTTGTATTTACGATGATAATGGGTAATGCATTCGCTGCATTTACCGTTATTACTCTAGGAATTGGTGTTCCACTTTTGATGGCAAAAGGAGCAAATCCTGCTGTTGTAGCATCACTTGGTATGACTGCTGGATACTGCGGAACTTTGATTACACCAATGGCAGCAAACTTTAACATAGTTCCAGCCGCAATCTTAGAGATGAAAGATAAAAATGGAGTTATTAAAGCACAACTTCCTGTTGCTTTAGCTCTAGTAGTTGTTCATGTTGTTTTATTAATGATATTAGCATTTTAG
- a CDS encoding DUF969 domain-containing protein, which produces MGEYLVFIGILIIVVGFALKLDVLGIVLLAGLVTGLAGGLGLTGTLKIMGEGFVNNRLMSLFLISFPVIAIMERYGLKEKARDFISKFKMASAGSVLWIYLFIRWIAAAFSLRLGGHVQFIRPLILPMAEGAARKKVDLTEVRLDELKGLAAAVENYGNFYGQNIFPLASGVLLMQTTLKDAGFPLETAEIAKWSIFAGVSMLIIALIQCAVFEMKLRKDIKNV; this is translated from the coding sequence ATGGGAGAATATTTAGTTTTCATAGGAATATTAATTATTGTCGTTGGATTCGCACTAAAACTAGATGTTTTGGGAATAGTTCTCTTGGCAGGTCTTGTTACAGGTCTTGCGGGAGGTCTTGGATTAACAGGCACTTTGAAAATTATGGGAGAGGGATTTGTAAATAATAGACTGATGAGTTTGTTCTTGATTTCATTCCCTGTTATCGCGATTATGGAACGATACGGACTAAAGGAAAAGGCTAGAGATTTTATTTCCAAATTCAAAATGGCTAGTGCAGGTTCTGTTTTGTGGATTTACTTGTTCATTAGATGGATAGCTGCTGCGTTTTCTTTAAGACTAGGCGGACACGTTCAATTTATTCGTCCATTGATTTTACCAATGGCAGAAGGTGCTGCAAGAAAGAAAGTTGATTTGACAGAAGTAAGACTTGATGAATTAAAGGGTTTAGCTGCTGCTGTTGAAAACTACGGTAACTTCTACGGACAAAATATATTTCCATTGGCATCTGGTGTACTTTTGATGCAAACTACATTAAAAGATGCAGGATTTCCATTGGAAACTGCAGAAATAGCTAAATGGTCTATATTTGCAGGGGTTAGTATGTTGATTATTGCACTTATACAATGTGCTGTTTTTGAAATGAAACTTAGAAAGGATATAAAAAATGTTTGA
- a CDS encoding RnfABCDGE type electron transport complex subunit B, with product MTILTPFIILGALGILFALLLGFASKKFEVQVDRRVLKVREMLPGANCGACGFPGCDGLADAIVNKGAPCNSCPVGGKETADKLAAFMGADAVDSAKQVACVMCQGTPEYATEKFKYKGIMDCRVNHNLQGGSKTCPDGCLGCGTCVDVCDFDAIHIVNGIALVDKEKCTSCKKCIEICPRNIIKLVDYDQDVYVRCNSHDKGKDVRQYCKVGCIACGICAKMCPDGFSVEDNLAHFNNAEGLDPEQVQKAVDKCPTKAIYPGLKIKEEQAKAKAQEAPAKEA from the coding sequence ATGACAATTTTAACTCCATTTATAATCTTGGGAGCACTAGGAATTTTATTTGCATTGCTTTTGGGTTTTGCATCTAAAAAGTTCGAAGTTCAAGTTGATAGAAGAGTACTTAAAGTAAGGGAAATGTTACCAGGCGCAAACTGTGGTGCCTGTGGATTTCCAGGTTGCGACGGACTTGCAGATGCCATCGTAAACAAAGGAGCACCTTGTAATTCTTGTCCAGTTGGTGGAAAAGAAACTGCCGACAAACTAGCAGCATTCATGGGAGCTGATGCAGTGGATTCTGCAAAGCAAGTCGCATGTGTAATGTGCCAAGGAACTCCAGAATACGCTACTGAAAAATTCAAATACAAAGGTATTATGGATTGTAGAGTTAACCACAATCTTCAAGGTGGAAGCAAAACTTGTCCAGACGGATGTTTGGGTTGCGGAACTTGTGTAGATGTGTGTGACTTCGATGCAATTCACATTGTAAATGGCATTGCATTAGTAGATAAAGAAAAATGTACATCTTGTAAAAAATGTATTGAAATCTGTCCAAGAAATATTATTAAACTTGTTGACTACGATCAAGACGTTTATGTAAGATGTAACAGTCACGATAAAGGTAAAGATGTAAGACAATACTGTAAAGTTGGATGTATTGCTTGTGGAATTTGTGCTAAGATGTGTCCAGACGGATTCAGCGTTGAAGATAACTTAGCTCACTTCAACAATGCAGAAGGATTAGATCCAGAACAAGTTCAAAAAGCAGTAGACAAATGTCCTACAAAAGCTATTTATCCAGGACTTAAAATAAAAGAAGAACAAGCTAAAGCAAAAGCTCAAGAAGCTCCTGCTAAAGAAGCTTAA